A genomic segment from Vicinamibacterales bacterium encodes:
- a CDS encoding GlsB/YeaQ/YmgE family stress response membrane protein codes for MFHLIGQVVFGLVVGVIAKLLVPGRDPGGFLVTILIGIAGSLLGTFVGRAIKRDPNYSAHWVTSILGAIVLLVVYRFVVR; via the coding sequence ATGTTCCATCTCATCGGCCAGGTGGTCTTCGGCCTCGTCGTTGGCGTGATCGCGAAGCTCCTGGTGCCCGGCCGCGATCCGGGCGGCTTCCTCGTCACCATCCTCATCGGCATCGCCGGTTCGCTACTCGGCACGTTCGTGGGACGCGCCATCAAGCGCGACCCGAACTACTCCGCGCACTGGGTGACGTCGATTCTGGGTGCGATCGTGCTGCTGGTGGTGTACCGCTTCGTGGTGAGATAG
- a CDS encoding GntR family transcriptional regulator — protein sequence MVDTEPDTPAPTIESRLYHDLREAITSLRIPPGAPISEGDVCRRFGGSRTPARAALSRLEREGLLCPSQFGTKLRLIVAPLTASDMKQLFLMVGALNGVAARLAAQLDEGARRRLVEQMRAINDGLRQFGQRDAADVRQAEDLDGRFHRAYEAVAGAPQLVVELDWLGARRTRYTRVYTEALLQAHNLRESVAEHDAIIEALASGDPDAAERRAADNYRQALRRFELALHARGERGGWF from the coding sequence GTGGTCGATACCGAACCCGACACGCCCGCGCCCACCATCGAATCGCGCCTGTACCACGACTTACGGGAGGCCATCACCAGCCTCCGGATTCCGCCCGGAGCCCCCATCTCCGAGGGAGACGTGTGTCGGCGGTTTGGCGGCAGCCGGACCCCCGCGCGGGCCGCGCTGTCGCGCCTGGAGCGCGAGGGGCTCCTCTGTCCGTCGCAGTTCGGCACGAAGCTGCGGCTGATTGTCGCGCCGTTGACGGCCTCCGACATGAAGCAGCTCTTCCTCATGGTGGGCGCGCTCAACGGCGTGGCCGCCCGCCTGGCCGCGCAGCTCGACGAGGGCGCGCGCCGGCGGCTGGTCGAGCAGATGCGGGCCATCAACGACGGCCTGCGCCAGTTCGGACAGCGCGACGCCGCGGATGTCCGGCAGGCCGAGGATCTCGACGGACGCTTCCACCGCGCCTACGAGGCGGTCGCCGGGGCCCCGCAGCTCGTGGTCGAGCTCGACTGGCTCGGCGCACGGCGCACACGGTACACCCGCGTCTACACCGAGGCGCTTCTTCAAGCCCATAATCTGCGGGAATCGGTGGCGGAGCACGACGCCATCATCGAGGCCCTGGCGAGCGGCGATCCCGACGCGGCCGAACGGCGGGCGGCGGACAACTACCGTCAGGCCCTGCGGCGGTTCGAGCTGGCGCTGCACGCGCGCGGTGAGCGGGGTGGCTGGTTCTAG
- a CDS encoding DNA adenine methylase: MADRAAWAVLSEERRTENGASGRRLRRLSGIRCSAPGSAPGVFRLATAILRAAYGRLVEPFCGGLAVALFYYLNRTGYNGLCRFNRRGAFNVPFGKYRRVTVATRNVQVL, encoded by the coding sequence GTGGCAGACCGGGCAGCTTGGGCCGTCCTGAGCGAAGAACGTCGGACGGAGAACGGAGCATCCGGCCGTCGTCTGCGTCGTCTGTCTGGCATCCGTTGCTCCGCGCCCGGGTCAGCGCCTGGCGTCTTCAGGCTGGCAACCGCCATACTGCGAGCCGCGTATGGCCGCCTCGTCGAGCCGTTCTGCGGCGGCCTGGCGGTCGCGCTCTTCTACTATCTCAACCGCACCGGCTACAACGGCCTCTGTCGATTCAACCGACGTGGCGCGTTCAACGTCCCCTTTGGCAAGTACCGTCGCGTCACGGTGGCGACGCGAAACGTGCAGGTTCTGTGA